One stretch of Nocardioides perillae DNA includes these proteins:
- a CDS encoding HNH endonuclease signature motif containing protein: MADHRDHAPQHPLLVALACLDTDLDHASGTPTWSLTANEAEAALVELAKCRARLAALELTTVAAADRAGVGDATGATSTGAHWARLTHQTRAKSVATVRHAAALEARHCTVLAAMSAGVVLPEQAEVITRAVDALPVDRVGAAVVDAARAHLLELAAMFDAVELKRLGDRILDVVAPDIADDVERDRLEREEAAAAAAASFTMTRDGHGKAHGRFTIPVAEADMLATALDALTAPRHHHATHGTDPVPVDQHGDRAPRPLRRGQAFCEYIRTRHHAAATTATQAGGVDATVTVTLDLAQLTGTGPGADAPATLSTGTRITAAKARLWACGAGIVPVVLGGASQPLDVGRTRRYFTKTQRLALARLQGGCTADGCDWPPSMCHAHHRTPWHAGGNTDLTDGYLLCPRHHARAHDPAYETTYHRHRVTFARTRPIRT; encoded by the coding sequence ATGGCAGACCACCGCGACCACGCACCGCAGCACCCGCTGCTGGTCGCGCTGGCCTGCCTCGACACCGACCTCGACCACGCCTCGGGTACGCCGACCTGGTCACTCACCGCCAACGAGGCAGAGGCCGCCCTGGTCGAGCTCGCCAAGTGTCGTGCCCGCCTCGCCGCACTCGAGCTCACCACCGTTGCTGCTGCGGACCGGGCTGGTGTCGGTGACGCCACGGGTGCGACGTCTACGGGGGCGCACTGGGCCAGGCTGACCCACCAGACCCGGGCGAAGTCAGTCGCCACCGTCCGCCACGCTGCGGCGCTCGAGGCACGCCACTGCACCGTGTTGGCCGCGATGAGCGCCGGGGTGGTGTTGCCCGAGCAGGCCGAAGTCATCACCCGCGCGGTCGACGCCCTGCCGGTGGACCGGGTCGGGGCCGCAGTGGTCGACGCCGCCCGCGCCCACCTCCTCGAGCTGGCGGCCATGTTCGACGCGGTCGAGCTGAAACGACTCGGCGACCGCATCCTCGACGTCGTCGCACCCGACATCGCCGACGACGTCGAACGCGACCGCCTCGAACGCGAAGAAGCAGCAGCAGCCGCGGCAGCCAGCTTCACGATGACCCGCGACGGCCACGGCAAGGCGCATGGGCGGTTCACGATCCCGGTCGCGGAAGCCGACATGCTCGCCACCGCCCTCGACGCGCTCACCGCGCCCCGTCACCACCACGCCACCCACGGCACCGACCCGGTGCCGGTCGATCAGCACGGCGACCGGGCCCCCCGACCGCTACGACGCGGGCAGGCATTCTGCGAATACATCCGCACCCGCCACCACGCCGCCGCCACCACCGCGACCCAGGCCGGTGGAGTGGACGCGACCGTCACCGTCACCCTGGACCTCGCACAGCTCACCGGCACCGGCCCCGGGGCCGACGCACCGGCCACCCTGTCGACCGGCACCCGGATCACCGCCGCGAAAGCCCGCCTGTGGGCGTGCGGTGCTGGGATCGTGCCCGTCGTGCTCGGCGGAGCCTCGCAGCCCCTCGACGTCGGGCGGACCCGGCGGTACTTCACCAAGACCCAACGCCTCGCCCTCGCACGCCTCCAGGGCGGGTGCACCGCCGACGGCTGCGACTGGCCGCCCTCGATGTGCCACGCCCACCACCGCACCCCCTGGCATGCCGGCGGCAACACAGAC